The region CGAAAAATGAAAAAGGGTAAAAAAATCGTATGCAAGAACAAGAAGGCCCCTTACGACTACTTTATCGAAGAGGTCTATGACGCAGGGTTGGTCTTGCTCGGACCGGAGGTCAAGTCCCTCAGGGAAGGCAGGGCGAGCCTGGTCGACAGTTACGCCAAAGTCAAGAAAGGGGAAGTCTTCCTCTACAATATGCACATCAACCCCTATCCCTATGCCCGGTACATGAACCTGGACCCTGTGAGAACCCGGAAGCTCCTTCTCACCAAGAGGGAAATCAAGCGCCTGATCGGCAAGACCGAACAAAAGGGCTATTCCCTCATCCCTCTGGAGGTGTATTTTTCAGGCCCTTGGGCCAAGGTGGACCTGGCCCTGGCCAAGGGGAAAAGGAAAATCGACAAGCGGCAGGC is a window of Deltaproteobacteria bacterium DNA encoding:
- the smpB gene encoding SsrA-binding protein SmpB encodes the protein MKKGKKIVCKNKKAPYDYFIEEVYDAGLVLLGPEVKSLREGRASLVDSYAKVKKGEVFLYNMHINPYPYARYMNLDPVRTRKLLLTKREIKRLIGKTEQKGYSLIPLEVYFSGPWAKVDLALAKGKRKIDKRQAIKERDLKREMDQARKRGKD